The genome window GTCGCCACTACGGAACATCGCCGCCATTTGCAGTGCCGTGAAATCAGCCGGATTACCTGGATCGCTCATGAACTTCCCCTCTCTTAATCAGGTTCGACGGGCATAACCCCGGGCCTTGTCGACCAGGTTCGTCAGCTCGCCGCTGTCCTGCCAGCGTTTGAACAAGGAAACAAACTGTTCGGTCAGCGCTTCGCGCCAGCCGATGAAATCACCTGCCAT of Gammaproteobacteria bacterium contains these proteins:
- a CDS encoding NAD(P)-dependent oxidoreductase, whose amino-acid sequence is ALQDGVIAGAVLDVFEEEPLPREHPLWDCPNTVLTAHMAGDFIGWREALTEQFVSLFKRWQDSGELTNLVDKARGYARRT